In the genome of Streptomyces sp. NBC_00190, one region contains:
- a CDS encoding tetratricopeptide repeat protein: protein MALYQAGRYAEAEAEARSVAAARSRPRDDTYAPLALGIAALAAGAQGRHADAVTTYDALLPVFGRIFGAEHPQTLKLRSDRAQALSSLARHAECEAECAAVARVAARWAGPDMPLIATAARNGQIYALTALGRHPEAEALAREALAAHRVLDRFTLVLRLGLARSLNGQDRHEEALAEAERADELRRRLPQEQRRPETGAVELATATALLGLGRGAEARLLVTAAQDACLAAFGPDHRRTAEAEALLDRIDSV, encoded by the coding sequence ATGGCCTTGTACCAGGCGGGGCGTTATGCCGAGGCTGAGGCCGAGGCACGCTCCGTGGCTGCGGCCCGGTCCCGGCCGCGCGACGACACGTACGCGCCGTTGGCACTGGGTATCGCCGCGCTCGCTGCGGGCGCTCAAGGCCGCCATGCCGATGCCGTCACCACATACGATGCACTGCTGCCGGTCTTCGGAAGGATCTTCGGCGCCGAACACCCGCAGACCCTGAAACTGCGCTCGGACCGCGCCCAGGCGCTGAGCTCACTCGCCCGACACGCCGAATGCGAGGCAGAGTGCGCGGCCGTCGCCCGGGTCGCAGCCCGCTGGGCAGGGCCGGACATGCCGCTCATAGCAACGGCCGCCCGCAATGGGCAGATTTACGCCCTTACCGCGCTGGGCCGCCACCCGGAGGCGGAGGCGCTGGCGCGCGAGGCACTTGCCGCTCATCGCGTACTGGACCGCTTCACCCTGGTCCTGCGTCTCGGTCTGGCCCGCAGCCTCAACGGCCAGGACCGCCACGAGGAGGCTCTCGCCGAGGCGGAGCGCGCCGACGAGCTGCGCCGTCGATTGCCCCAGGAGCAGCGCCGCCCGGAAACCGGCGCCGTCGAGCTGGCCACGGCCACCGCCCTCCTCGGCCTGGGGCGTGGCGCCGAGGCCCGCCTGCTGGTCACAGCCGCCCAAGACGCCTGCCTGGCCGCCTTCGGCCCGGACCACCGCCGCACCGCCGAGGCCGAGGCGTTGCTCGACCGCATCGACAGCGTTTGA
- a CDS encoding lamin tail domain-containing protein, with the protein MTGRAEWVEITNTTRDAISLRGWTLRDDDGNRYRFDNIRINARATIRIHTGNGRDTRTDLFQDRRDYVWDNQADTATLRDDRGRTVDTESWGRRHH; encoded by the coding sequence GTGACCGGACGGGCGGAGTGGGTGGAGATCACCAACACGACCCGCGACGCCATCAGCCTCCGCGGCTGGACCCTGCGCGATGACGACGGCAACCGGTACCGCTTCGACAACATCCGCATCAACGCCCGCGCCACGATCCGCATCCACACCGGCAACGGCCGCGACACCCGAACCGACCTGTTCCAGGACCGCCGCGACTACGTCTGGGACAACCAGGCCGACACCGCGACGCTGCGCGATGACCGTGGTCGCACGGTCGACACGGAGTCCTGGGGCCGGCGCCACCACTGA
- a CDS encoding IS3 family transposase, whose translation MNRCQFVGDHQRRFGVTRLCSMPGISRPSFCYWRRTAAARAARQIAEAGLAARIRKVHQDSDGTYGAPRITAELRDEGERINHKRVASIMRTIGVGGVRLRRRHRTTVADQAAPKAPDLIGRDFTAAAVNTKYAGDITYLPVSGSKPLCLATVIGLASRRLAGWAIADHMRTELVTDALTAAGRTRGSLAGAVMHTDHGSQGGFNWSSQHLDHGGVRWDKTSSRRCRRRLRERDGSGRRIGRCDRRCVHRVGRSRLVQCSATSGSGSRRE comes from the coding sequence CTGAACCGCTGCCAGTTCGTTGGAGATCATCAGCGCCGGTTCGGCGTCACGCGGTTGTGTTCGATGCCGGGCATCTCTCGCCCGAGCTTCTGCTACTGGCGCCGCACCGCAGCCGCAAGGGCGGCCCGGCAGATCGCCGAGGCCGGGCTCGCGGCCCGGATACGCAAGGTTCACCAGGACTCCGACGGCACCTACGGCGCCCCCAGGATCACGGCGGAACTCCGCGACGAGGGGGAACGGATCAACCACAAACGCGTCGCCAGCATTATGCGGACCATCGGAGTCGGGGGTGTCCGTCTGCGGCGTCGGCACCGGACCACCGTTGCGGACCAGGCGGCGCCGAAGGCGCCGGATCTGATCGGCCGTGACTTCACCGCGGCCGCGGTGAACACGAAGTACGCCGGCGACATCACGTATCTGCCGGTCAGCGGCTCGAAGCCGCTCTGCCTCGCGACCGTCATCGGCCTCGCCTCACGTCGGCTGGCCGGATGGGCCATCGCCGACCACATGCGCACAGAACTCGTCACCGACGCCCTGACAGCAGCCGGGCGAACCCGCGGGAGCCTGGCCGGAGCGGTCATGCACACGGATCACGGATCCCAAGGCGGATTCAACTGGTCGTCGCAACACCTTGATCACGGAGGTGTGCGATGGGACAAGACCAGCAGCAGAAGGTGCCGAAGGCGCCTGCGGGAGCGCGACGGCAGTGGGCGGCGGATCGGGCGATGCGACCGCCGATGCGTTCACCGGGTCGGCCGGAGCCGTCTCGTGCAGTGCAGCGCCACTTCTGGCAGCGGATCGCGTCGGGAGTGA
- a CDS encoding IS30 family transposase produces MRPPMRSPGRPEPSRAVQRHFWQRIASGVTTAEAAVAVGVSCPVGTRWFRHAGGMPPISLDEPTGRYLSFAEREEIALLRAQEFGVREIARRTGRDAGTISRELRRNAATRGGKPVYRALVAQWKAQQAAKRPKTAKLAGDERLREYVQERLAGSVRRPDGMIVTGPKTPGWKGLNKPHRQDRRWATAWSPEQISHRLPVDFPDDESMRISHEAIYQALFIEGRGALKRELVTCLRTGRALRVPRARSQNRPQGHVTADVILSERPAEAGDRAVPGHWEGDLIIGTGRSAIGTLVERSSRSTLLVHLPRLDGWGASPPVKNGPPLGGYGAIAMNAALTTSMTQLPEQLRKTLTWDRGKELSGHAQFALDTGTKVFFADPHSPWQRPTNENTNGLLRQYFPKGTDLSRWSSTDLEAVATAINNRPRKVLGWRTPAEVFEEQLRSLQQPGVATTG; encoded by the coding sequence ATGCGACCGCCGATGCGTTCACCGGGTCGGCCGGAGCCGTCTCGTGCAGTGCAGCGCCACTTCTGGCAGCGGATCGCGTCGGGAGTGACGACGGCAGAGGCCGCGGTGGCTGTTGGCGTTTCATGTCCGGTCGGAACCCGATGGTTCCGTCACGCTGGCGGGATGCCGCCGATCAGCCTGGATGAGCCCACCGGCCGCTATCTGTCGTTCGCTGAGCGTGAGGAGATCGCGCTGCTGCGCGCCCAGGAGTTCGGCGTGCGGGAGATCGCTCGCAGGACCGGCCGCGACGCGGGCACGATCTCACGCGAGCTGCGCCGCAACGCGGCGACCCGGGGCGGCAAACCGGTCTACCGGGCTCTGGTGGCGCAGTGGAAAGCGCAGCAGGCTGCGAAGCGCCCGAAGACCGCGAAGCTCGCAGGCGACGAAAGGTTGCGTGAGTACGTGCAGGAGCGGCTCGCCGGCAGCGTCCGTCGCCCCGACGGCATGATCGTCACCGGGCCAAAGACGCCTGGGTGGAAAGGGCTGAACAAGCCGCATCGGCAGGACAGGCGGTGGGCGACGGCATGGAGCCCGGAGCAGATCTCGCACCGGCTCCCTGTCGACTTCCCCGATGATGAGTCCATGCGCATCAGCCACGAAGCGATCTACCAGGCGCTGTTCATCGAAGGCCGTGGCGCGCTCAAGCGGGAACTGGTCACGTGTCTGCGCACCGGCCGGGCGCTGCGGGTTCCCCGTGCACGGTCGCAGAACAGGCCTCAGGGGCATGTCACCGCGGACGTCATCCTCAGTGAACGCCCCGCCGAGGCCGGGGACCGCGCGGTCCCTGGACACTGGGAAGGCGATTTGATCATCGGGACGGGCCGCTCCGCGATCGGCACGCTTGTCGAGCGCAGCAGCCGCTCCACGCTCCTGGTGCACCTGCCTCGGCTCGATGGCTGGGGCGCGAGCCCGCCCGTGAAGAACGGCCCCCCGCTCGGCGGCTATGGCGCGATCGCGATGAACGCGGCGCTCACCACGTCGATGACGCAGCTGCCCGAGCAGCTACGCAAGACCCTCACCTGGGACCGTGGGAAGGAACTCTCCGGTCATGCCCAGTTCGCTCTCGATACCGGGACAAAGGTGTTCTTCGCCGATCCGCACTCGCCCTGGCAACGACCGACAAACGAGAACACGAACGGGCTACTGCGTCAGTACTTCCCGAAGGGCACTGATCTCTCCCGCTGGTCGTCCACGGACCTCGAAGCCGTCGCCACGGCGATCAACAACCGGCCCCGCAAGGTCCTCGGCTGGCGGACGCCGGCCGAGGTCTTCGAAGAGCAGCTACGCTCGCTGCAACAGCCCGGTGTTGCAACGACTGGTTGA